Genomic segment of Amphibacillus xylanus NBRC 15112:
ATCATGATGGTGAAGAGTATATTTTCCATTTGATCGATACACCGGGTCACGTCGACTTTACTTATGAGGTATCTCGTAGTTTAGCGGCTTGTGAGGGGGCTATATTAGTCGTTGATGCTGCGCAAGGGATTGAAGCACAAACGTTAGCGAACGTTTATTTGGCTTTGGATAATGACTTAGAAATCATTCCAGTTATTAATAAAATTGATTTACCAAGTGCAGATCCAGAGCGTGTGAAACAAGAAATTACAGATGTTATTGGAATTGATGGTGATGAGGCATTACTCGTCAGTGCGAAATCAGGAATTGGAATAGAATCTATCTTAGAAGCGGTCGTAGATCGAATTCCTGCGCCAGAGGGAGATCCAGATGCACCACTTAAAGCGCTTATCTTTGACTCGCTTTATGATTCATATCGTGGTGTTGTTGCTTACATCCGTGTTAAGGATGGATCAGTTAAAGTTGGCGATAAAATTCGAATGATGGCAACTGGTAAGGAATTTGAAGTAAATGAAGTTGGTGTATTTAATCCTAAATTAACGCCAACAGATAAGCTAGAAGTCGGAGATGTTGGTTATTTAACAGCATCAATTAAAAATGTTGGTGACTCACACGTAGGGGACACGATTACATTAGCGCAAAATCCAGCTGCAGAACCACTACCAGGTTATCGTCAAATGAATCCGATGGTGTTCTGTGGACTTTATCCAATCGATCCGAATAAATACAATGATTTAAGAGAAGCGTTAGAAAGACTTGAATTAAACGATTCAGCCTTACAATACGAGTCAGAAACATCTCAAGCACTTGGCTTTGGATTTAGATGTGGTTTCTTAGGACTACTCCATATGGAGATTATCCAAGAACGAATTGAACGTGAATTTAATATTGATTTAATCACAACAGCACCAAGTGTTATTTATCAAATTAAAAAGACCGATGGAGAGACAGTTTCAGTTGATAACCCTTCTTTCATGCCAGATCCTCAGGTGATTGAAGCAGTTTATGAACCATACGTTAAAGCAAATATTATGGTGCCGAATGATTATGTAGGTGCTGTAATGGAGCTATGTCAGCGTAAGCGTGGAGAATTTATCGGAATGGATTACTTAGACGATATTCGTGTTAATGTTATCTATAGCATTCCATTATCTGAAATTGTCTACGACTTCTTTGATGCACTAAAATCGAATACGAAAGGCTATGCATCATTAGATTATGAAATTGAAGGATACAAACCTTCGAAATTAGTCAAGATGGATATTTTACTTAATAATGAGAAAATTGACGCGTTATCATTTATTGTTCACCGAGACTTTTCGTACGATCGAGGTAAATAT
This window contains:
- the lepA gene encoding translation elongation factor 4; translation: MKIVTKEQRQRNVRNFSIIAHIDHGKSTLADRILEKTQALTQREMKEQFLDAMDLERERGITIKLNAVQLKYRHHDGEEYIFHLIDTPGHVDFTYEVSRSLAACEGAILVVDAAQGIEAQTLANVYLALDNDLEIIPVINKIDLPSADPERVKQEITDVIGIDGDEALLVSAKSGIGIESILEAVVDRIPAPEGDPDAPLKALIFDSLYDSYRGVVAYIRVKDGSVKVGDKIRMMATGKEFEVNEVGVFNPKLTPTDKLEVGDVGYLTASIKNVGDSHVGDTITLAQNPAAEPLPGYRQMNPMVFCGLYPIDPNKYNDLREALERLELNDSALQYESETSQALGFGFRCGFLGLLHMEIIQERIEREFNIDLITTAPSVIYQIKKTDGETVSVDNPSFMPDPQVIEAVYEPYVKANIMVPNDYVGAVMELCQRKRGEFIGMDYLDDIRVNVIYSIPLSEIVYDFFDALKSNTKGYASLDYEIEGYKPSKLVKMDILLNNEKIDALSFIVHRDFSYDRGKYIVDKLRELIPRQQFEVPVQAAIGNKIIARSTIKAMRKNVLSKCYGGDISRKRKLLEKQKEGKKRMKMVGSVEIPQEAFMSVLKMDDD